Proteins co-encoded in one Limimonas halophila genomic window:
- the rpmA gene encoding 50S ribosomal protein L27: MAHKKAGGSTKNGRDTIGKRLGVKKFGGEAVVPGNIIVRQRGTRWHPGQNVGLGRDYTIFATEPGHVKFHKKAGGRTYISVVPGE, encoded by the coding sequence ATGGCGCACAAGAAGGCTGGCGGCAGCACCAAGAACGGCCGCGATACGATCGGCAAGCGCCTCGGCGTGAAGAAGTTCGGCGGCGAGGCCGTTGTGCCCGGCAACATCATCGTCCGCCAGCGCGGCACGCGCTGGCACCCCGGCCAGAACGTCGGCCTGGGCCGCGATTACACCATCTTCGCGACCGAGCCCGGTCACGTGAAGTTCCACAAGAAGGCCGGCGGGCGCACCTACATCTCGGTGGTGCCGGGAGAGTAA